A genomic segment from Chloroflexota bacterium encodes:
- a CDS encoding alpha/beta hydrolase: protein MQNIVKTKKGPIEYRLEGSGPTVMVLNGGHCSRETRLSHEKLTEHGFSVLTPSRPGYDSTPSDVGKSAQAAADALAALLDTLQIATVDVIGISAAGPTALAFVQQYPSRVRKLILESAVTTDWDEQIKRRSRIGFGRAAKVTWAVMHVMLKLFPRIIIKTLLHDLTVLDVNLVIKRLSPDDLAFVKRMLETSQASTGFVNDIEHKVDHLETITKPVLVMYSPNDATVSPKNARRVASEISTSELYEVPSDTHLIWIGNSAKDVWQKRLSFLLSDGIS from the coding sequence GTGCAGAATATTGTCAAAACCAAGAAGGGGCCAATAGAATACCGTCTTGAAGGCAGTGGCCCGACCGTGATGGTTTTGAACGGCGGGCATTGCAGTCGCGAGACTCGTCTTTCGCATGAGAAGTTGACTGAGCATGGTTTCTCCGTTCTCACTCCCTCTCGTCCTGGCTACGATAGCACCCCCTCGGATGTCGGCAAAAGCGCTCAAGCCGCCGCCGATGCGCTCGCTGCCCTCCTTGATACATTGCAAATTGCAACGGTCGATGTGATTGGCATTTCCGCCGCGGGACCAACCGCCTTGGCATTCGTGCAGCAATATCCTAGTCGTGTCCGCAAACTGATTTTAGAGTCCGCCGTGACCACTGACTGGGATGAACAAATAAAAAGACGTTCACGTATTGGGTTTGGACGTGCGGCAAAGGTCACTTGGGCAGTCATGCACGTTATGTTGAAACTATTTCCAAGGATCATCATAAAAACCCTCCTGCATGACTTGACCGTTCTCGATGTCAACCTGGTAATTAAACGGTTGAGTCCAGACGACCTCGCCTTTGTCAAACGTATGCTTGAAACTTCTCAAGCCAGCACAGGGTTCGTGAACGACATCGAACATAAGGTGGATCATCTGGAAACAATTACCAAGCCTGTGTTGGTTATGTATTCACCCAATGATGCAACAGTATCCCCCAAGAATGCTCGACGGGTTGCAAGCGAAATTTCCACCAGTGAACTGTATGAAGTGCCATCGGATACTCATCTGATTTGGATTGGTAATTCTGCCAAGGATGTATGGCAAAAACGATTATCATTTCTGCTGTCGGATGGCATCTCCTGA
- a CDS encoding Type 1 glutamine amidotransferase-like domain-containing protein produces the protein MKFLLTSAGIKNPSIHNALVDLLGKPIAESSALCIPTAIYPFPGGPSMAYRFISGSTANPMCELGWKSLGVLELTALPSIKKEYWIAAVQETDALLVQGGDVFYLCRWMKESGLADLLPSLRETVYVGVSAGSMVTAPIFGETYDDPNKPFVIDKGLGLVEFALLPHLDHADHPESSMAKVERMAAEVPVPLYAIDDQTAIKVVDGTVQVVSEGNWKLFTP, from the coding sequence ATGAAATTTCTGCTCACTTCCGCTGGCATCAAGAACCCGAGCATCCACAACGCGCTGGTTGACCTCCTGGGCAAACCGATTGCCGAGTCCAGCGCACTCTGCATTCCCACGGCGATCTATCCTTTCCCCGGCGGGCCTTCAATGGCTTACCGGTTTATCAGCGGATCAACCGCCAACCCCATGTGCGAACTAGGTTGGAAGTCGTTGGGTGTGCTGGAGCTCACGGCTCTACCCAGCATCAAAAAAGAGTATTGGATCGCGGCGGTCCAGGAGACTGATGCCTTGCTGGTGCAGGGCGGTGATGTCTTTTATTTGTGCCGCTGGATGAAGGAGTCGGGACTAGCAGACCTCTTGCCGTCGTTGCGCGAGACCGTCTATGTGGGGGTGAGCGCTGGCAGTATGGTGACAGCCCCTATTTTCGGAGAGACGTACGACGACCCGAATAAACCCTTCGTCATCGATAAGGGGTTGGGGCTGGTTGAGTTTGCGTTGCTTCCGCACCTGGATCACGCGGACCACCCGGAAAGTTCCATGGCCAAAGTGGAAAGAATGGCTGCCGAGGTACCCGTGCCGCTGTACGCGATTGACGATCAGACCGCCATTAAAGTGGTCGATGGCACTGTCCAAGTTGTCTCCGAGGGCAATTGGAAACTGTTTACGCCCTAA
- a CDS encoding zinc-binding alcohol dehydrogenase family protein: MQAISHSEYGGLEVLQFVTVPTPTLQPRDLLVRVKAFAVNPVDAKRRRAGNAPLTFPKILGFDSAGIVEQVGPEVSLFHVGEEVFFAGDATRQGCYAEFVAIDERIVGHKPKTLSFAEAAAIPLTGLTAWEAFFEQMHLEPKPNVNRGTPLIFGGAGGVGSIAIQIAKRVANMHVIATASRPASIEYCRRMGTDEVVDHSQELGPQLRALGLDGVDYILNCNEVTNISLLAVVLNPMGTICNIVGGDAAKSIDASLVFAKRGTLTFELMFARSRLKIEMERQGQILNRLAELLDQKILVSTMTQRMDWKKIQEAHRQIESGHTLGKIVLDVSS, encoded by the coding sequence ATGCAAGCCATTAGTCATTCCGAATATGGAGGACTTGAAGTATTGCAATTCGTCACCGTGCCAACGCCGACTCTGCAGCCGCGCGACCTGCTTGTGCGCGTCAAGGCATTCGCCGTGAATCCAGTCGATGCCAAGCGACGACGCGCGGGGAACGCACCGCTAACTTTTCCAAAAATCCTGGGTTTCGATAGCGCAGGGATTGTCGAACAAGTTGGACCCGAGGTCTCTCTTTTCCATGTTGGCGAGGAAGTCTTCTTCGCTGGAGATGCAACCCGTCAAGGATGTTACGCGGAATTCGTCGCGATTGATGAGCGCATCGTTGGACACAAACCCAAGACGTTGAGTTTCGCCGAAGCTGCGGCGATTCCGCTCACGGGACTCACCGCCTGGGAAGCTTTCTTCGAGCAGATGCACTTGGAACCTAAGCCCAATGTCAATCGGGGTACGCCGCTCATCTTCGGTGGTGCCGGTGGAGTGGGTTCCATCGCGATTCAAATTGCCAAGCGCGTGGCGAATATGCATGTGATTGCGACCGCGAGTCGTCCTGCATCCATTGAATATTGCCGTCGGATGGGAACCGACGAGGTGGTTGATCATTCACAAGAACTTGGACCGCAACTTCGTGCTCTCGGATTGGATGGCGTTGATTACATTCTGAACTGTAATGAGGTCACGAACATTTCACTGCTCGCCGTCGTGCTAAATCCGATGGGAACGATTTGCAATATCGTCGGCGGCGACGCGGCAAAGTCAATTGACGCCAGTCTCGTGTTTGCCAAGCGCGGCACGCTCACGTTCGAATTGATGTTCGCGCGCTCGCGTCTCAAAATCGAAATGGAACGGCAAGGGCAAATCCTGAATCGCTTGGCGGAATTGCTCGATCAAAAAATATTGGTCAGCACAATGACGCAACGGATGGATTGGAAGAAGATTCAAGAGGCGCATCGTCAGATTGAAAGTGGTCACACGCTCGGCAAGATTGTCCTGGACGTATCGAGCTAA
- a CDS encoding VOC family protein, translating into MTKLNTYLNFAGNTEEAFNFYKSVFGGEFTSLVRFKDMPMEGMQIPKADENKIMHIGLPIGKSDVLMASDTLESFGQKLNLGNNVRLSLHPESKAEADWLFNALSAGGVIEQPIADAPWGDYYGSFTDKFGVQWMVDYVRPKGSA; encoded by the coding sequence ATGACAAAATTAAACACGTATCTCAATTTTGCGGGCAACACCGAGGAAGCCTTCAACTTTTACAAATCTGTTTTTGGCGGCGAGTTTACCTCGCTGGTCCGTTTCAAGGATATGCCAATGGAAGGGATGCAAATCCCCAAAGCGGACGAGAATAAAATCATGCACATCGGCTTGCCCATTGGCAAATCAGATGTCTTGATGGCGTCCGATACACTTGAATCATTTGGACAAAAATTGAACCTGGGAAACAATGTTCGCCTTTCCCTCCACCCAGAGAGCAAAGCCGAAGCCGACTGGTTATTTAACGCTCTTTCCGCGGGCGGCGTGATCGAGCAACCCATCGCCGATGCGCCCTGGGGCGATTACTATGGCAGTTTCACGGACAAGTTCGGCGTGCAGTGGATGGTCGACTATGTTCGTCCGAAAGGATCGGCATGA
- a CDS encoding dihydrofolate reductase family protein — protein MRKVVFAINITTDGYCSHTDGIADDELHEYFTRVLRNASLLLYGRTTYQLMVPYWPDVAKNSSETEAVNEFARVFDSLDKVVFSTTLKQVQGNNTRIVRANVAEEVLALKQQPGKDICVGSLSLASQLSERGLIDEYRFVVHPVVAGKGPRLFETVTPQDTLRLDLLGSETFQSGVVALHYRKQT, from the coding sequence ATGAGAAAGGTTGTTTTTGCGATCAATATCACCACGGACGGGTATTGCAGCCACACGGACGGGATTGCCGACGACGAGCTGCACGAGTACTTCACCCGGGTACTGCGCAATGCGAGTCTCCTCCTCTACGGCCGGACCACGTATCAACTCATGGTGCCCTATTGGCCCGATGTCGCCAAAAACTCATCGGAGACAGAAGCAGTCAATGAGTTCGCTCGCGTATTCGACTCGCTGGACAAGGTCGTATTCTCCACCACATTGAAACAAGTTCAGGGAAACAACACGAGAATCGTACGGGCAAACGTTGCGGAAGAGGTGCTCGCGCTGAAGCAGCAGCCCGGGAAAGACATTTGCGTAGGCAGTTTGAGCCTTGCGTCCCAGCTTTCGGAGCGCGGTTTGATTGACGAATATCGTTTCGTGGTTCATCCGGTGGTTGCCGGAAAAGGACCGCGATTATTCGAAACCGTGACGCCGCAGGACACGCTTCGGCTAGACTTGCTCGGTTCGGAAACGTTTCAATCTGGCGTCGTTGCCCTCCACTACCGAAAGCAGACGTGA
- a CDS encoding GNAT family N-acetyltransferase yields the protein MAIQVYPLTKERWNDLVDLFNRPGGSIVRGCWCMYYRKTGAHVGATAEGNKRALFSLVTRDHAPGLLAYHDGKAVGWVSISPREEYLRLERSPVMKPVDDKPVWSIVCFYVDPRERGKGITEALLEGAIKYARSQGARLVEAYPVDKAEKSHPDFMWFGAKTCPERSRRKIFDRAGFKEVARRKPTRPVMRRALRKKNTQRK from the coding sequence ATGGCGATTCAAGTCTATCCTCTGACCAAAGAACGCTGGAATGATTTAGTTGACCTCTTCAATCGTCCCGGCGGATCGATTGTGCGCGGCTGCTGGTGCATGTATTATCGCAAAACCGGGGCGCATGTTGGCGCGACTGCCGAAGGAAACAAGCGCGCCTTGTTCTCCCTGGTGACGCGCGATCATGCACCTGGCTTGCTTGCGTACCATGATGGTAAAGCGGTCGGCTGGGTGTCCATTTCGCCACGCGAAGAATACTTGCGGCTGGAGCGGTCTCCCGTGATGAAACCCGTGGATGATAAACCGGTTTGGTCTATTGTCTGTTTCTATGTCGATCCGCGCGAACGCGGCAAAGGCATCACCGAAGCCTTGCTCGAAGGCGCGATTAAATATGCACGCTCCCAAGGTGCGCGCCTCGTTGAGGCATATCCTGTCGACAAGGCGGAAAAGAGCCATCCCGACTTTATGTGGTTTGGCGCAAAGACTTGTCCTGAGCGAAGTCGAAGGAAGATTTTTGACCGTGCGGGATTCAAGGAAGTGGCACGTCGAAAACCAACTCGCCCTGTCATGCGCAGGGCGCTCCGAAAGAAGAACACTCAACGGAAATAA
- a CDS encoding MBL fold metallo-hydrolase yields the protein MRRNVSWLEMVRVLRYHNTNCFFVESTLDHKLLAIDAGWPSTLHEYQREMKKIALKYQDIAWAIVTHFHMDHAGLITDFITVGITCIVFENQMRAIDAMEKTIWKNNKDYRAIDKSKLITWQISDSREGLGKIGIAGEVLRTEGHSPDSISFLSDQKEVIIGDLHPIEFVMPDDEKSNQSWELILAKGGENIFPSHANAFRL from the coding sequence TTGCGACGGAATGTGAGCTGGTTGGAGATGGTGCGAGTATTACGCTATCACAACACAAATTGCTTCTTTGTGGAGAGCACGCTGGATCACAAATTGCTGGCGATTGATGCCGGCTGGCCCAGCACTCTGCATGAATACCAACGGGAAATGAAAAAGATTGCGTTGAAATATCAAGACATTGCCTGGGCAATCGTAACCCATTTTCATATGGATCACGCCGGACTGATCACCGACTTTATCACCGTTGGAATTACTTGCATTGTCTTTGAAAACCAAATGAGAGCCATTGATGCGATGGAAAAAACCATCTGGAAGAATAACAAAGACTATCGCGCCATCGACAAATCCAAATTGATCACGTGGCAAATCTCCGATTCAAGGGAGGGCTTGGGAAAAATCGGCATCGCGGGCGAAGTTCTGCGCACTGAGGGTCACTCGCCGGACAGCATTAGTTTTCTGTCTGATCAAAAAGAAGTGATCATTGGAGATCTACATCCCATCGAATTCGTCATGCCTGATGATGAGAAAAGCAATCAAAGCTGGGAATTGATTTTAGCAAAAGGCGGCGAAAATATATTTCCAAGTCATGCCAACGCGTTTCGTTTGTGA
- a CDS encoding DinB family protein, with protein MKFGILYQELEHSTEMIRALLSGIEPEAARFKPSAESWSILEVVCHLYDEEREDFREHLDFILHRQNEAWHAIDTEGWVTQRNYNEQDFTSMQEKFFVEREKSLTWLKGLQNPDWEKTYTTKYRTISAGEMFACWVAHDNLAIRQLVELRRLRLENITKPYNLEYAGDW; from the coding sequence ATGAAATTTGGCATTCTTTATCAGGAACTTGAACATAGCACTGAGATGATCCGGGCTTTATTGTCAGGAATCGAACCCGAGGCAGCGCGCTTCAAACCGAGCGCGGAATCGTGGTCGATTCTCGAAGTGGTGTGTCACTTGTACGATGAAGAGCGCGAAGATTTTCGAGAACATCTCGATTTCATTCTGCACCGCCAAAATGAAGCATGGCATGCGATTGACACCGAAGGTTGGGTCACCCAACGAAACTATAACGAGCAGGACTTTACTTCGATGCAAGAAAAATTCTTTGTCGAACGTGAAAAATCATTGACCTGGCTCAAGGGATTACAGAACCCAGATTGGGAGAAAACGTATACAACGAAGTACCGCACCATCAGCGCGGGAGAGATGTTCGCCTGTTGGGTCGCGCACGACAATCTCGCCATCCGCCAATTGGTGGAACTCCGGCGCTTGAGGTTAGAAAATATCACCAAGCCATACAATCTCGAATACGCAGGTGATTGGTAA
- a CDS encoding 4a-hydroxytetrahydrobiopterin dehydratase, producing MTDSISPKQFYEAEGVTDWRLTSEGATAFFRTRSFAESARFVQAISELPGVEAHRPGVDVRQDGVTVHMITYTDNYFGMSQRDVELARQVSAVALSQGLTADPSAVQSLLIIPGATNIAQVRPFWQAVLGYEPRRDSPAEDLVDPRDRGPAFWLEQMNEPRRDGGGAIHIAIWVPYEQAEPRIAAALAAGGRMVRDEFAPSWWTLADAAGNEADIATTKGRD from the coding sequence ATGACTGACTCTATCAGCCCAAAGCAGTTCTACGAAGCCGAGGGCGTCACAGATTGGCGCTTGACCAGCGAAGGCGCAACTGCATTCTTCCGCACCCGGTCGTTCGCCGAGAGTGCTCGCTTTGTACAAGCGATCAGCGAGTTGCCGGGTGTTGAGGCTCACCGCCCCGGCGTCGACGTACGACAGGATGGCGTGACCGTTCACATGATCACATATACCGATAACTACTTTGGTATGAGTCAACGTGACGTTGAGCTGGCTAGGCAGGTCTCGGCAGTTGCGTTGAGCCAAGGACTAACCGCTGACCCGTCCGCCGTCCAGAGTCTGCTAATCATTCCTGGCGCGACCAACATCGCCCAAGTAAGACCCTTCTGGCAAGCGGTGCTCGGATATGAACCACGGCGCGACAGTCCCGCCGAGGACCTCGTTGATCCACGTGATCGTGGACCAGCGTTCTGGCTCGAACAGATGAACGAGCCACGCCGCGATGGCGGTGGCGCGATTCATATCGCGATTTGGGTGCCGTATGAACAGGCGGAGCCGCGCATCGCGGCGGCGCTCGCCGCCGGAGGACGAATGGTGCGTGATGAGTTCGCGCCTTCCTGGTGGACGCTCGCCGATGCGGCGGGGAACGAAGCCGACATCGCCACTACAAAGGGACGCGACTGA
- a CDS encoding AlkZ family DNA glycosylase: MAHPNIARERLHNQLIANPTFDKSSDVVNWFGALQAQDYLGALWAVGLRTQDANEKEIEQALANRTIVRTWPMRGTLHFVAADDVRWMLALLTPRVIAGSASRWKQLELDEATFSRSRKTIERALQGGKQLEREEMYQVLESTHISTTGQRGIHILGRLAQEGVICFGARAGKQHTFVLLDEWVPKSKRMERDAALTELAKRYFTSHGPATLQDFVWWSGLATNDAREGLELAKARLTQEVVAGQTYWFSAATPITKTKPQTASAYLLPGFDEYLVGYKDRSAVLDPLYVMQTNAGGGMLNPTIVVNGQVIGTWKRTLQKDTVVITPSWFAAPKKSDQRMLKAARQYGAFLGLSAMLV; encoded by the coding sequence GTGGCTCATCCGAATATCGCGAGAGAACGACTCCATAATCAACTCATCGCCAACCCGACTTTCGACAAATCCAGCGATGTGGTGAATTGGTTCGGCGCGCTCCAAGCCCAGGATTATCTCGGCGCGTTGTGGGCAGTCGGACTACGCACGCAGGATGCCAACGAAAAGGAAATTGAACAAGCGCTGGCGAACCGAACCATCGTCCGCACGTGGCCCATGCGCGGCACGTTGCATTTTGTGGCAGCCGACGATGTTCGCTGGATGCTCGCACTCTTGACGCCGCGCGTCATCGCCGGCAGCGCGTCACGCTGGAAACAACTCGAACTGGACGAGGCAACTTTCTCGCGCAGTCGAAAAACCATCGAACGTGCGTTGCAAGGCGGCAAGCAACTTGAACGCGAGGAAATGTATCAAGTGCTTGAATCGACGCATATCTCTACCACGGGACAGCGGGGTATTCACATCCTGGGACGGCTCGCGCAAGAGGGCGTGATTTGCTTTGGGGCGCGTGCCGGCAAACAACATACTTTTGTCTTGCTCGACGAATGGGTACCCAAATCCAAGCGAATGGAACGCGATGCTGCGTTAACAGAACTTGCCAAGCGATACTTTACGAGTCATGGTCCCGCAACGTTGCAAGATTTCGTATGGTGGTCGGGACTTGCGACGAACGATGCGCGCGAGGGACTTGAGTTGGCAAAGGCGCGTCTCACGCAAGAAGTTGTTGCAGGGCAGACGTATTGGTTTTCTGCGGCTACTCCAATCACAAAAACGAAACCGCAAACTGCGTCCGCGTATCTGTTACCAGGTTTTGACGAGTACCTCGTGGGCTACAAAGATCGCAGTGCTGTCCTCGACCCCTTGTATGTGATGCAAACCAATGCTGGCGGTGGAATGTTGAATCCGACGATCGTCGTCAACGGGCAGGTCATAGGAACATGGAAACGCACACTGCAAAAAGATACTGTCGTCATCACACCAAGTTGGTTTGCCGCGCCAAAGAAATCCGACCAGCGTATGCTTAAAGCCGCCAGACAGTATGGCGCGTTTCTTGGATTGTCCGCTATGCTCGTTTAG
- a CDS encoding DUF1801 domain-containing protein, whose translation MKTRTNPSAKDKSASQQIDAIIKEPVDWRGKKLSQLRAVIKKADPAVVEEVKWKKPSKPSGVPVWSHDGILCVADTLKNAVRLTFPKGAQMKDPKKLFNTRLDSKTVRAIDFYEDETIDEPALKRLIRDAVKLNTQKERER comes from the coding sequence ATGAAAACAAGGACGAATCCTTCAGCGAAAGACAAGTCCGCATCGCAACAGATCGATGCCATCATCAAGGAGCCAGTCGACTGGCGGGGCAAGAAATTATCACAACTGCGCGCTGTGATCAAGAAAGCCGACCCAGCCGTGGTCGAAGAAGTGAAGTGGAAAAAACCCTCCAAACCTTCGGGAGTTCCTGTTTGGTCTCATGATGGAATCCTATGCGTAGCAGATACGCTCAAGAACGCGGTGAGGCTGACATTCCCAAAAGGTGCTCAGATGAAAGACCCGAAGAAGCTCTTCAACACGCGCCTGGATAGCAAGACAGTTCGTGCCATCGACTTTTACGAAGATGAGACGATAGATGAGCCGGCGCTAAAGCGACTCATTCGCGATGCCGTGAAGTTGAACACGCAAAAAGAGCGCGAGCGATAA